A window of the Anticarsia gemmatalis isolate Benzon Research Colony breed Stoneville strain chromosome W, ilAntGemm2 primary, whole genome shotgun sequence genome harbors these coding sequences:
- the LOC142985876 gene encoding uncharacterized protein LOC142985876 — MIMPGSKRHSGTVYDDLYSSTAPDVSGPSTSSRYGTDFASLPVLDSLSSSTPPSPIPISSGSVAPSPVSFAEIASTTPILPPSVAANPIITPLRDHQYSSSTTPTTSRKNAPVFRRSTLKDADISNILEWASDEEDQEEDLAMDGVILNRGRQIPLDGTYDEEPIPEMPSPEVYSRYSALSPEVISLEADQPLNEPVDKYVFKWSPYPAEPVSPLLRRETFNEVSGPIETYGSPYDAFVAIWDKPLMLHIVLVTNKYAQHLCEEKNC, encoded by the exons ATGATAATGCCCGGCTCCAAACGGCATAGTGGGACGGTCTACGATGACCT atactcCTCAACAGCACCTGACGTATCAGGTCCTTCTACATCTAGTAGATATGGAACGGATTTTGCGTCGTTGCCAGTGCTCGATTCCTTGTCATCATCAACTCCACCATCCCCAATCCCCATTTCTTCGGGATCCGTTGCTCCATCGCCAGTATC ATTTGCAGAAATTGCGTCAACAACACCTATTTTGCCACCATCAGTGGCTGCAAACCCTATTATAACACCGTTAAGGGATCACCAATACTCTTCATCTACAACGCCAACAACATCGCGGAA gaaCGCACCAGTTTTCAGGAGAAGTACATTAAAAGATGCCGATATCAGCAATATTTTGGAATGGG ctaGCGACGAAGAGGACCAAGAAGAAGATTTGGCAATGGATGGGGTCATTCTAAACAGAGGCAGGCAAATACCCTTAGACGGCACTTATGACGAAGAACCAATTCCTGAAATGCCTTCACCCGAGGTATACAGTAGGTATTCAGCGCTGTCACCCGAGGTCATCAGCCTAGAAGCCGACCAGCCTTTGAATGAGCCAGTAGataaatacgtatttaaatGGAGTCCGTATCCAGCAGAACCCGTTTCACCTCTGTTGCGTAGGGAAACGTTCAACGAGGTTTCTGGACCAATTGAGACTTATGGTTCTCCTTATGATGCATTCGTTGCCATTTGGGATAAACCTCTAATGCTTCATATTGTATTAGTAACTAATAAATACGCTCAACATCTCTGcgaagaaaaaaattgttaa